A single Musa acuminata AAA Group cultivar baxijiao chromosome BXJ2-1, Cavendish_Baxijiao_AAA, whole genome shotgun sequence DNA region contains:
- the LOC135598694 gene encoding 11 kDa late embryogenesis abundant protein-like, whose product MQAGKNAMASVKETAGNVAASAKAGMDKTTATVQEKVEKMTAHTPTEKAMAEERKQEKVREAEINKQETMQQNAAAQQRTLAAHDGGRVAEPGVYPVGGAPGEVAGHPTGGHLISGAVRSRPIGRDTGTARPDAAHNPYVGSTEPAARGTGGRYA is encoded by the exons ATGCAAGCCGGAAAGAACGCGATGGCGTCCGTGAAGGAGACGGCCGGCAACGTCGCCGCCTCGGCCAAGGCTGGAATGGACAAGACGACGGCCACCGTGCAGGAGAAG GTGGAGAAGATGACGGCCCACACTCCGACGGAGAAGGCGATGGCGGAGGAGCGGAAGCAGGAGAAGGTACGGGAAGCCGAGATCAACAAGCAAGAGACCATGCAGCAGAACGCTGCCGCTCAGCAGAGGACGCTCGCGGCCCACGACGGCGGCCGCGTCGCCGAGCCGGGAGTCTACCCCGTCGGTGGAGCGCCGGGGGAGGTGGCCGGCCACCCTACCGGTGGCCACCTGATTAGCGGCGCGGTGCGGTCCCGCCCGATAGGCCGGGACACGGGGACGGCGAGGCCCGACGCCGCCCACAACCCCTACGTCGGCTCCACCGAGCCTGCTGCTCGTGGGACCGGCGGTCGCTACGCCTAA